One Onychostoma macrolepis isolate SWU-2019 chromosome 10, ASM1243209v1, whole genome shotgun sequence genomic region harbors:
- the hapln1b gene encoding hyaluronan and proteoglycan link protein 1 yields the protein MTFLLFFLLVLSESRADSFEEAYSDLEHYRTIYISENGPRLSVDTAQPKVISQRGGNATLQCKFNRDPSSPPNPKLRIKWTKLTSDYLKEIDVFVAMGFHKKSYGRFHGRVHLQDAGKNDASLVITDITLEDYGKYKCEIIDGLEDDTAVVSLDLQGIVYPYFPRLGRYNLNFADAEKACRDQDAIVASFDQLYDAWRDGLDWCNAGWLSDGSVQYPITKPREPCGGKNTIPGVRNYGMRDKQKERYDVFCFTSNYKGRFYYLIHPFKLTYDEAVRACQKDGAQIAKVGQMYAAWKLLGYDRCDAGWLADGSVRYPISRPRRRCSPTEAAVRFSGFPDKKHKLYGVYCYKSDN from the exons ATGACCTTCCTTCTTTTCTTCCTCTTGGTCCTCTCCGAGAGCCGAGCTGACAGCTTTGAAGAGGCATACAGTGACCTGGAACACTACAGGACTATATACATCTCAG AAAATGGCCCCAGACTGTCAGTTGACACAGCACAACCCAAAGTAATCTCTCAACGTGGTGGCAATGCCACACTGCAATGCAAGTTCAACCGGGATCCCTCATCTCCCCCAAATCCCAAACTGAGGATTAAATGGACTAAACTGACTTCAGACTATCTGAAGGAAATTGATGTGTTCGTAGCCATGGGTTTCCACAAAAAGAGCTACGGTCGATTCCACGGCCGCGTACACCTGCAGGATGCCGGCAAGAATGATGCTTCACTAGTTATCACTGACATCACTCTGGAGGATTATGGGAAATACAAGTGTGAAATCATCGATGGCTTGGAGGATGATACAGCAGTTGTCTCACTTGACCTGCAAG GCATTGTTTACCCGTATTTTCCTCGACTGGGTCGTTACAACCTGAACTTCGCTGATGCTGAGAAAGCTTGCCGAGACCAGGATGCCATTGTGGCATCTTTCGACCAGCTGTACGATGCATGGAGAGACGGGTTGGATTGGTGCAATGCAGGGTGGCTCAGTGACGGATCGGTGCAATACCCCATCACCAAACCCAGAGAGCCATGTGGAGGCAAAAACACCATTCCTGGTGTGAGGAATTATGGGATGCGTGACAAGCAAAAGGAAAGATATGATGTATTCTGTTTCACCTCTAACTACAAAG GACGTTTCTATTATTTGATACACCCTTTCAAACTTACATATGACGAGGCAGTGCGGGCGTGTCAAAAGGACGGCGCTCAGATCGCCAAAGTCGGGCAGATGTATGCAGCGTGGAAGCTGCTGGGCTACGACCGCTGTGACGCAGGCTGGCTGGCGGACGGCAGTGTACGCTACCCAATCTCAAGACCACGCAGACGCTGCAGTCCCACGGAGGCCGCCGTCCGCTTCTCTGGTTTCCCAGACAAGAAACACAAACTCTACGGTGTCTACTGCTACAAGAGCGACAACTGA